The stretch of DNA AATTATACTGAAAAGAATTTAGCAAAAGGGGAGTACGAGAATTGTACTTTTTCTAACTCCATTTTTTCAAATACCAATTTATCAGGATTAAGTTTCACTGAATGCGAGTTTGAAAACTGTGATTTGAGCATGGCAAAATTGAAGGATACTGCATTTAGAAGTGTAAAATTTATTAAATGCAAACTATTAGGATTACATTTTGACGATTGTAACGATTTCATTATTTTACTTGACTTTGAAGATTGTATTCTCAATTTTTCTTCCTTTTATAGTTTGAAACTAAAAAACATAACTTTTAAAAACTGTAAACTTGAGGAAGTGGAATTTATTGAAACAAACTTAAGCAATTCTATTTTTGATAATTGCGACTTGAACAGAGCAATTTTTGAAAATACGATATTAGAAAAATCTGATTTCCGTACATCTTTTAATTTTTCAATTGATCCTGAAGCTAATAGGATAAAGAAAGCAAAATTTTCAATGCACGGATTAAGTGGGCTTTTG from Bacteroidota bacterium encodes:
- a CDS encoding pentapeptide repeat-containing protein, which gives rise to MTKEFITDKTFKNKNYTEKNLAKGEYENCTFSNSIFSNTNLSGLSFTECEFENCDLSMAKLKDTAFRSVKFIKCKLLGLHFDDCNDFIILLDFEDCILNFSSFYSLKLKNITFKNCKLEEVEFIETNLSNSIFDNCDLNRAIFENTILEKSDFRTSFNFSIDPEANRIKKAKFSMHGLSGLLDKYNLIIE